The following coding sequences are from one Eucalyptus grandis isolate ANBG69807.140 chromosome 11, ASM1654582v1, whole genome shotgun sequence window:
- the LOC104427904 gene encoding LOW QUALITY PROTEIN: WAT1-related protein At2g37460 (The sequence of the model RefSeq protein was modified relative to this genomic sequence to represent the inferred CDS: substituted 1 base at 1 genomic stop codon) codes for MDAKTLFHKLKPFLAVVFLQFGLAGMDILCKAALNKGMSNYVLVVYRNAVATIVIAPFAVIMERKTRPRMTLPIFIRLIVLSLLEPVIDQNLYYLGMKQTTATFAAAMCNILPAIALVMAWIMGLETVKMKSIRSQAKVFGTLAMVAGAMIMTLVKGPVLELFWTRGGGTTANNIQNGSAAGGISLQNSIEGSLMITAGCFSWACFMILQAITLRTYPAELSLTAWICFLGTVEGAVVALIMERGNATAWFIQWDTKXLAAVYSGIVCSGVAYYIQGVVMKDRGPVFVAAFNPLSMVIVAILSTFILAEQLFLGRLVGAVVIVAGLYLVVWGKGKDYKSSPSSTDEPKALPTKFVDLGDNGKENYSHQMITISACKDKETPETNEN; via the exons ATGGATGCGAAGACGTTGTTTCACAAGCTGAAGCCCTTCCTCGCTGTGGTTTTCTTACAGTTCGGGTTGGCGGGGATGGACATCCTCTGCAAGGCTGCCCTAAACAAGGGCATGAGCAACTACGTGCTCGTCGTCTACCGCAACGCCGTTGCGACGATCGTCATCGCCCCTTTTGCAGTCATCATGGAGAG GAAAACAAGGCCCAGAATGACACTCCCCATCTTCATCAGGTTGATAGTGCTAAGCTTACTGGA gCCGGTCATCGACCAGAACTTGTACTATTTGGGGATGAAGCAGACGACGGCGACATTTGCAGCTGCCATGTGCAACATTCTTCCAGCCATCGCCCTCGTCATGGCTTGGATAATGGG GCTTGAGACCGTGAAAATGAAGAGTATTCGGAGCCAAGCCAAGGTGTTTGGGACACTAGCGATGGTTGCCGGAGCGATGATCATGACTCTAGTTAAAGGCCCTGTTCTCGAACTATTTTGGACAAGAGGAGGAGGGACGACCGCCAACAACATTCAAAACGGAAGTGCTGCTGGTGGGATCAGCCTCCAGAACTCCATCGAGGGTTCTCTCATGATCACTGCCGGATGCTTCAGCTGGGCTTGCTTCATGATTCTCCAA GCGATTACGCTACGAACATATCCAGCTGAGCTCTCTCTCACTGCTTGGATATGCTTTTTGGGGACGGTCGAGGGTGCCGTTGTGGCTCTGATCATGGAAAGAGGAAACGCCACCGCTTGGTTCATACAATGGGACACCAAATGACTCGCAGCTGTCTATAGT GGAATAGTGTGCTCGGGAGTGGCTTACTACATCCAAGGCGTGGTCATGAAAGACAGAGGACCGGTTTTCGTCGCGGCCTTCAATCCTCTTAGCATGGTCATCGTGGCTATCTTGAGTACCTTCATTTTAGCCGAGCAGCTTTTCCTGGGGAG GCTCGTCGGCGCCGTTGTCATTGTGGCCGGTTTATATCTGGTCGTGTGGGGCAAAGGCAAGGACTACAAGTCTTCTCCCTCATCTACGGACGAGCCCAAGGCGTTGCCGACGAAGTTCGTCGACCTGGGGGACAACGGGAAGGAGAACTATAGTCATCAGATGATCACGATCAGTGCATGTAAAGACAAGGAAACTCCGGAAACCAACGAAAATTGA